From the Martelella mediterranea DSM 17316 genome, one window contains:
- a CDS encoding carbohydrate ABC transporter permease: MPVQSETGAATSRPHDGPHERPEGGGFSDRFSMHTKRLIWVWTFLALPVLFYSVIRFYPTLDAFRLSLTDWNLMKPPKFIGLENYRKMFADPAFWQVFKNTFAYLIFGTPISLVLSFTIAFFLDRVRFGHGFIRALYFLPFLTTAAAMAWVWRWFYQPAPIGVINDLLAQFGLQQQPFLRSTTQALPSIMVTAIWAGLGFQVIIFMAGLRAIPTTFYEAARIDGLGEWAILRRITLPLLKPTTVFLVVLSSIGFLRIFDQVYNMTTNDPGGPLGSTKPLVLMIYQSAFSSYQMGYAAAQTVVLFLILLVISLLQLWILRDKK; this comes from the coding sequence ATGCCCGTTCAGTCTGAAACAGGGGCGGCCACGAGCCGCCCCCATGACGGCCCCCATGAGCGCCCCGAAGGCGGCGGCTTTTCCGACCGTTTTTCAATGCACACCAAGCGGCTCATCTGGGTCTGGACCTTTCTGGCGCTGCCGGTGCTGTTTTACAGCGTCATCCGCTTCTATCCGACCCTCGACGCCTTCCGGCTGTCGCTGACGGACTGGAACCTGATGAAGCCGCCGAAATTCATCGGTCTGGAAAATTACCGGAAGATGTTCGCCGATCCGGCGTTCTGGCAGGTGTTCAAGAACACCTTCGCCTATCTGATCTTCGGCACGCCGATCTCGCTGGTGCTATCTTTCACCATTGCTTTCTTCCTCGACCGGGTGCGCTTCGGCCACGGTTTCATCCGTGCGCTCTATTTCCTGCCGTTCCTGACGACGGCGGCGGCGATGGCCTGGGTCTGGCGCTGGTTCTATCAGCCCGCTCCCATCGGCGTCATCAACGACCTGCTGGCGCAATTCGGGCTGCAGCAACAGCCCTTCCTGCGCTCCACCACGCAGGCGCTGCCATCGATCATGGTGACGGCGATCTGGGCTGGCCTCGGCTTCCAGGTCATCATATTCATGGCGGGGCTGCGCGCCATTCCCACGACCTTCTATGAAGCCGCGCGGATCGACGGTCTCGGCGAATGGGCGATCCTGCGCAGGATCACGCTGCCGCTCTTGAAGCCCACCACCGTGTTCCTTGTCGTCCTGTCCTCGATCGGGTTTCTCAGGATCTTCGATCAGGTCTACAACATGACCACGAACGATCCCGGCGGCCCGCTCGGCTCCACCAAGCCGCTGGTGCTGATGATCTACCAGTCGGCCTTCTCATCCTACCAGATGGGCTATGCCGCCGCGCAGACCGTGGTTCTCTTTCTCATCCTGCTGGTCATCTCGCTCCTGCAGCTCTGGATATTGAGGGACAAGAAATGA
- a CDS encoding ABC transporter ATP-binding protein yields the protein MASIALQKLVKRYDKVEAVHGIDLEIADGEFVVFVGPSGCGKSTTLRMIAGLEEISGGTLRIGGDVVNERAPKARNIAMVFQNYAIYPHLTVRQNIGFGLYTARLSKEEKNARIDETARILGLTDYLDRRPAALSGGQRQRVAIGRAMVRNPSAFLFDEPLSNLDAQLRAQMRIEIKKLHQELKTTTVYVTHDQIEAMTMADRIVVMKDGNILQTGTPVELYEHPADVFTARFIGSPSMNMLKAGNLGAPGQAIAAGRDVLVGIRPHDLVAVVDGEAPLDAILTLEGKVEAVEPLGPETMVHLVVGGESVIATSPGTVSPKVGAAVTCAVMPGKLYLFDAKTEKSLGRR from the coding sequence ATGGCTTCAATCGCACTGCAAAAACTGGTGAAGCGCTACGACAAGGTCGAAGCGGTTCACGGCATCGATCTCGAGATCGCCGATGGCGAGTTCGTGGTGTTCGTCGGCCCGTCCGGCTGCGGCAAATCGACGACCCTCCGCATGATCGCGGGGCTCGAGGAAATCTCCGGCGGCACGCTCCGGATCGGCGGCGACGTGGTCAACGAGCGCGCGCCAAAAGCCCGCAACATCGCGATGGTGTTCCAGAACTACGCCATCTATCCGCATCTCACCGTGCGCCAGAACATCGGCTTCGGCCTCTATACCGCCAGGCTTTCCAAAGAGGAGAAGAACGCCCGGATCGATGAAACGGCCCGCATTCTCGGCCTCACCGATTATCTCGATCGCCGCCCGGCGGCGCTTTCCGGCGGTCAGCGCCAGCGGGTCGCGATCGGCCGGGCGATGGTGCGCAATCCCTCAGCCTTCCTGTTCGACGAGCCGCTCTCCAACCTCGATGCCCAGCTCCGCGCCCAGATGCGCATCGAGATCAAGAAGCTGCATCAGGAACTGAAGACCACCACCGTCTACGTCACCCACGACCAGATCGAGGCCATGACCATGGCCGACCGGATCGTGGTGATGAAGGACGGCAATATCCTGCAGACCGGCACGCCCGTGGAGCTTTACGAGCACCCCGCCGATGTCTTCACCGCCCGCTTCATCGGCTCGCCTTCGATGAACATGCTGAAGGCGGGCAATCTCGGCGCGCCCGGTCAGGCCATCGCCGCAGGCCGCGACGTGCTTGTCGGCATCCGCCCGCATGATCTCGTCGCCGTCGTTGATGGCGAAGCGCCGCTCGACGCGATCCTGACGCTGGAAGGCAAGGTCGAGGCGGTCGAGCCGCTCGGGCCGGAAACCATGGTGCATCTCGTGGTCGGCGGCGAGAGCGTGATCGCCACCTCGCCGGGCACGGTATCGCCGAAGGTCGGCGCGGCGGTCACATGCGCGGTCATGCCGGGAAAACTCTATCTGTTCGATGCCAAGACCGAAAAGAGCCTGGGCCGCAGATGA
- a CDS encoding carbohydrate kinase family protein — MTSGHDERSAVLCVGRIYCDLIFTGLSRMPVLGREVFADDLAIAAGGGAFISAAHFVDVGRHAALVGRLGRDAMSMAIDPQLRDSGIDLSFVERADDAGPQLTVASVIGSERAFLTRRAGAAEPSTLDAALAWPRARHLHIAEYATLAEMPDLVTRAKGAGLSVSLDPSWDDALIGDPSLLENCRGVDVFLPNLEEARAITGERDPTAMLDVLKARFHCVGIKAGEGGGYAASADRVLHHPAEAVPVVDTTGAGDAFNAGFVDGWLSGADLPTALAAAISAGSRAVQVAGGAVRRKV; from the coding sequence ATGACATCCGGACATGATGAAAGGTCGGCCGTCCTCTGCGTCGGCCGGATTTACTGCGACCTGATCTTCACCGGGCTTTCGCGCATGCCGGTGCTGGGGCGCGAGGTGTTTGCCGACGATCTGGCGATTGCCGCCGGCGGCGGGGCCTTCATCTCGGCCGCGCATTTCGTTGATGTCGGCCGCCATGCAGCCCTCGTCGGACGCCTCGGCCGCGACGCGATGTCGATGGCGATCGATCCCCAGCTTCGCGACAGCGGCATCGACCTTTCCTTTGTGGAACGCGCCGATGATGCCGGGCCGCAACTTACCGTCGCCTCGGTGATCGGTTCGGAACGCGCCTTCCTGACGCGAAGGGCAGGGGCGGCGGAGCCATCCACGCTTGATGCGGCTCTTGCGTGGCCGCGCGCCCGCCATCTGCACATTGCCGAATATGCGACGCTTGCGGAAATGCCGGATCTCGTCACCCGCGCCAAAGGCGCCGGGCTATCGGTCTCGCTCGATCCGAGCTGGGATGACGCGCTGATCGGCGATCCGTCATTGTTGGAAAATTGCCGGGGCGTGGACGTTTTTCTGCCGAACCTCGAGGAGGCCCGCGCGATCACCGGCGAGCGCGACCCGACCGCCATGCTGGACGTTCTGAAGGCGCGTTTCCACTGCGTCGGCATCAAGGCCGGGGAAGGGGGCGGCTATGCCGCTTCCGCCGATCGCGTCCTGCATCACCCGGCGGAAGCCGTCCCGGTCGTCGACACCACCGGCGCGGGCGATGCCTTCAATGCCGGCTTCGTCGACGGCTGGCTTTCCGGGGCGGATCTGCCCACAGCCCTAGCCGCCGCGATCAGCGCCGGCAGCCGCGCCGTCCAGGTCGCCGGTGGCGCCGTGCGGCGAAAGGTCTGA
- a CDS encoding carbohydrate ABC transporter permease, whose product MTDIAGENAVSRYRPKVRPGYVLMWTLLLIGGIVMITPILFMFATSLKPSSQVYDLRLIPQDPTLANYIEVLTSSGFARWFFNSLLIATIVTCSNVFFDSLVGYTLAKFRFRGRRFIFLAILSTLMIPTEMLVIPWYLMSANFGWLDSYWGIMFPGMMTGFGTFLMRQFFEGVPDDFMEAARIDGMNEFVIWWKIAMPLVAPALSALAIFTFLGNWTAFFWPLIVTTSSELYTLPVGLSSFAVEAQIEWEMIMTGAALATIPTLVVFLIFQRYIVRGVMLAGVKG is encoded by the coding sequence ATGACCGATATTGCCGGCGAAAACGCGGTGTCCCGCTACCGTCCGAAGGTGCGCCCCGGCTATGTGCTGATGTGGACGCTGCTCCTGATCGGCGGCATCGTGATGATCACGCCGATCCTGTTCATGTTCGCGACCTCGCTGAAGCCGTCGAGCCAGGTCTACGACCTCCGGCTGATCCCGCAGGACCCGACGCTGGCGAACTACATCGAGGTGCTGACCTCTTCCGGCTTCGCCCGCTGGTTCTTCAACTCGCTGCTGATCGCCACCATCGTCACCTGCTCGAACGTGTTTTTCGACAGCCTCGTCGGCTACACGCTGGCAAAGTTCCGGTTCCGCGGCCGCCGCTTCATCTTCCTGGCGATCCTCTCGACCCTGATGATCCCGACGGAAATGCTGGTGATCCCGTGGTATCTGATGTCGGCCAATTTCGGCTGGCTGGACAGCTATTGGGGCATCATGTTTCCGGGCATGATGACCGGGTTCGGCACCTTCCTGATGCGCCAGTTCTTCGAAGGCGTGCCGGACGATTTCATGGAAGCCGCCCGGATCGACGGCATGAACGAGTTCGTCATCTGGTGGAAGATCGCCATGCCTCTGGTGGCGCCCGCGCTTTCGGCGCTCGCGATCTTCACTTTCCTCGGCAACTGGACAGCATTCTTCTGGCCGCTGATCGTCACAACATCGAGCGAGCTCTACACGCTGCCGGTCGGCCTCTCCTCCTTCGCCGTCGAGGCCCAGATCGAGTGGGAGATGATCATGACCGGCGCCGCTCTTGCCACCATACCAACGCTCGTCGTGTTCCTGATCTTCCAGCGCTATATCGTGCGCGGGGTCATGCTCGCCGGCGTCAAGGGATAA
- a CDS encoding sugar-binding transcriptional regulator encodes MNDPNESLPEQLERARVAWFYFVGGLTQQEIAARMNMTRLRVNKIIGQVREDGAVQIDVMLPLSGCIALAEAVAERYGLAEATVVPDVPDFLEQKRVIGEAAGAMASGLIERRDLGIGIATGRTLSFAVRRLNARPHANSWVVGLTGGATRSSGTNTFEVATSLARKLGVECHYLTAPLYCASPESREALLLIDELTDVLARTEIADLGIASCGWLAEDTTLTQIRVVKDNLDEILKRGAVGEFLGCFLDSQGQPVDHFLNDSIMALSPEKMKLKPMSMLVSGGIEKVQIIRAILRGGYVNRLATNEAVARALMAGPR; translated from the coding sequence GTGAACGATCCGAACGAAAGCCTTCCGGAACAACTCGAGCGCGCGCGCGTGGCCTGGTTCTACTTTGTCGGCGGATTGACGCAGCAGGAAATCGCGGCCCGGATGAACATGACCCGGCTCAGGGTGAACAAGATCATCGGCCAGGTGCGCGAGGACGGCGCGGTCCAGATCGACGTCATGCTGCCGCTCAGCGGCTGCATTGCGCTCGCCGAGGCGGTTGCCGAGCGCTACGGCCTTGCCGAAGCCACCGTGGTTCCTGACGTTCCGGATTTTCTTGAACAGAAACGGGTGATCGGCGAGGCGGCCGGCGCGATGGCCAGCGGCCTGATCGAACGGCGCGATCTCGGCATCGGCATCGCGACGGGCCGCACGCTGAGTTTCGCCGTGCGCCGCCTCAACGCGCGCCCGCATGCCAATAGCTGGGTCGTTGGCCTGACCGGGGGCGCCACGCGCTCCTCCGGCACCAACACGTTCGAGGTGGCGACGAGCCTTGCCCGCAAGCTGGGCGTCGAATGCCATTACCTGACCGCCCCGCTCTATTGCGCCTCGCCCGAAAGCCGCGAAGCGCTGCTCCTGATTGACGAGTTGACGGACGTACTGGCGCGCACCGAGATCGCCGATCTCGGCATCGCGTCCTGCGGCTGGCTCGCCGAGGACACGACGCTGACGCAGATCAGGGTGGTGAAGGACAATCTGGACGAGATCCTGAAACGCGGCGCGGTTGGCGAATTTCTGGGCTGTTTCCTTGATTCCCAGGGTCAGCCGGTCGATCATTTCCTGAATGATTCGATCATGGCGCTCAGCCCCGAGAAGATGAAGCTCAAGCCGATGTCCATGCTGGTGTCCGGCGGCATCGAGAAGGTGCAGATCATCCGGGCGATCCTGCGCGGCGGCTACGTCAATCGGCTTGCCACGAACGAGGCCGTGGCCCGTGCGCTGATGGCCGGGCCACGGTAG
- a CDS encoding extracellular solute-binding protein has translation MRKALMLAGLMSGISLFSVGSANAVEIEYWQYIYETRVNAMDQLIEKFEEANPDITVKQVTFPYADYQTRIVAANMAGKGPDVMQLFYGWLDKFVAGNLLQPLSEDAFPQDKIESEFFPIVTAMKRDGEYYGLPTAVRSLALFYNKKLFEENGLDPDSPPQTLDDMVAAAKAIAKHDDAGNITVEGMTLDMAGQDHQWWREVLVRQYGGVPYTDDYRKVTYDSPEGTEALQFYTDLQLKEKVGQAGFMDEAQAAFKGGRAGMTIDGTFRLGSFGQIEDFEWGVTELPANADGMRSNYSSYFANGIGAKVKGEELEASEKFLAYLTSPEAMEVWLDVVGELPARREVALTEKNVSNPIYGPFLKGLDYAHTTLFVDESAQRQVAIDMANRVLLNGQSPADSIKEAAAQEQKIIDEAM, from the coding sequence ATGCGCAAGGCACTTATGCTCGCCGGGCTGATGTCCGGTATCAGCCTGTTTTCGGTCGGCTCGGCCAATGCGGTCGAGATCGAATACTGGCAGTATATCTACGAGACCCGCGTCAACGCGATGGATCAGCTGATCGAGAAGTTCGAGGAAGCCAATCCGGATATCACCGTCAAGCAGGTGACCTTCCCCTACGCCGATTACCAGACCCGCATCGTTGCCGCCAACATGGCCGGCAAGGGGCCGGACGTGATGCAGCTTTTCTATGGCTGGCTCGACAAGTTCGTGGCGGGCAATCTGCTGCAGCCGCTGTCCGAGGACGCATTCCCGCAGGACAAGATCGAGAGCGAGTTCTTCCCGATCGTGACCGCGATGAAGCGCGACGGCGAATATTACGGCCTGCCGACGGCGGTGCGCTCGCTGGCGCTGTTCTACAACAAGAAGCTGTTCGAGGAGAACGGCCTCGACCCCGACAGCCCGCCGCAGACGCTCGACGACATGGTCGCGGCTGCCAAGGCGATCGCCAAGCATGACGATGCCGGCAACATCACCGTTGAAGGTATGACGCTCGACATGGCGGGCCAGGATCACCAGTGGTGGCGCGAAGTGCTGGTGCGCCAGTATGGCGGCGTTCCCTATACCGACGACTATCGCAAGGTCACCTATGACAGCCCGGAAGGCACCGAGGCCCTGCAGTTCTATACCGACCTGCAGCTCAAGGAGAAGGTCGGCCAGGCGGGCTTCATGGACGAGGCCCAGGCAGCCTTCAAGGGCGGTCGCGCCGGCATGACCATCGATGGCACGTTCCGTCTCGGCTCGTTCGGCCAGATCGAGGATTTCGAATGGGGCGTAACCGAACTGCCGGCCAATGCCGACGGCATGCGCTCCAACTATTCGAGCTATTTCGCCAATGGCATCGGCGCCAAGGTGAAGGGCGAGGAACTGGAAGCCTCGGAGAAATTCCTGGCCTATCTGACTTCGCCGGAAGCCATGGAAGTCTGGCTTGACGTCGTTGGCGAACTGCCGGCGCGGCGCGAGGTGGCGTTGACGGAAAAGAACGTCTCGAACCCGATTTACGGCCCGTTCCTCAAGGGGCTGGATTATGCCCACACCACGCTGTTCGTGGATGAATCGGCCCAGCGTCAGGTCGCCATCGACATGGCCAACCGCGTGCTCCTCAATGGCCAGTCGCCCGCCGACAGCATCAAGGAAGCCGCCGCGCAGGAACAGAAGATCATCGACGAAGCGATGTGA
- the argH gene encoding argininosuccinate lyase has translation MKHTNPAAGDTSRFPDPVYKETVLKPLFDGAKTHFVDGFRAIDRAHLVMLAETGILTAEQASKIADALVAIDAEVDPATLEYTGEVEDFFFLIEKELKARLGPDLGGRLHTARSRNDIDHTLFKLGLRHYIDAALGKALGLLSAMIDTAKREKATLIVAYTHGQPAQPTTFGHYLGAAIEVLARDIERLFEARRTVDLSPMGAAAITTSGFPIDRHQMAELLGFEAPLQNSYSCIAAVDYITGTYSALELMFLHLGRLIQDFQFWTSFEVGQLYVPNALVQISSIMPQKRNPVPIEHMRHLASQTVGRAQTVLTVMHNTPFTDMNDSEGETQAMGYQAFETGFRVLDLMASLISAVKVNGERVAANLDRSCITITELADSLVRREQLSFRQAHEIAADVARAVVAASGALASDGYGPFRKAFSAHAGRETALDEAAFREIVSPEYFVSVRARYGGPAEEPLGNAIAGYRHTLGNYQQQADEQAARLAAASAELAARFERLRGKA, from the coding sequence ATGAAACACACCAATCCCGCTGCAGGCGATACCAGCCGCTTTCCTGATCCGGTTTACAAGGAAACCGTGCTCAAGCCATTGTTCGACGGCGCTAAAACCCATTTTGTCGATGGCTTTCGCGCCATCGACCGCGCCCATCTGGTGATGCTTGCCGAAACCGGCATTCTTACCGCCGAACAGGCATCGAAGATCGCCGATGCGCTCGTCGCCATCGATGCCGAGGTCGATCCAGCTACGCTCGAATATACCGGCGAGGTCGAGGACTTCTTCTTTCTGATCGAGAAGGAATTGAAGGCCCGTCTTGGCCCCGATCTCGGCGGGCGCCTCCACACCGCCCGTTCGCGCAACGACATCGACCACACGCTGTTCAAGCTCGGCCTCCGGCACTATATCGATGCCGCGCTCGGCAAGGCGCTCGGCCTGCTCTCGGCGATGATCGATACAGCGAAGCGCGAGAAGGCGACGCTGATCGTCGCCTATACCCACGGCCAGCCGGCCCAGCCGACCACGTTCGGTCATTATCTGGGCGCTGCGATCGAGGTGCTTGCCCGCGACATCGAACGCCTGTTCGAAGCCCGCAGGACCGTTGACTTGTCGCCCATGGGCGCTGCCGCGATCACCACCTCGGGCTTCCCGATCGACCGGCATCAGATGGCGGAGCTTCTGGGCTTCGAAGCGCCGCTCCAGAATTCCTACAGCTGCATCGCTGCCGTCGACTATATCACCGGCACCTATTCGGCGCTCGAACTGATGTTCCTCCATCTCGGCCGGCTGATCCAGGATTTCCAGTTCTGGACCAGTTTCGAGGTCGGCCAGCTTTATGTGCCGAATGCGCTGGTGCAGATTTCCTCGATCATGCCGCAGAAGCGCAACCCGGTGCCGATCGAGCATATGCGCCATCTCGCAAGCCAGACCGTCGGCCGCGCCCAGACCGTGCTGACGGTGATGCACAACACCCCGTTCACCGACATGAACGACAGCGAAGGCGAGACCCAGGCGATGGGCTATCAGGCCTTCGAGACCGGTTTTCGCGTTCTCGACCTGATGGCGAGCCTGATCTCGGCCGTGAAGGTCAATGGCGAGCGGGTCGCGGCCAATCTCGACCGTTCCTGCATCACCATCACCGAGCTTGCGGATTCGCTGGTGCGGCGTGAGCAGCTCTCTTTCCGCCAGGCGCACGAGATCGCCGCCGATGTCGCCCGTGCCGTCGTTGCCGCCTCCGGCGCGCTTGCAAGCGATGGCTATGGGCCCTTCCGCAAGGCATTCAGCGCCCATGCCGGTCGCGAGACCGCGCTGGATGAGGCCGCCTTCCGCGAGATCGTCTCGCCCGAATATTTTGTCAGCGTGCGCGCCCGTTACGGCGGCCCGGCGGAGGAGCCGCTCGGCAACGCCATTGCCGGCTACCGCCATACGCTCGGGAACTATCAGCAACAGGCCGATGAGCAGGCCGCCCGCCTGGCGGCGGCAAGCGCGGAGCTCGCTGCCCGCTTCGAACGGTTGAGGGGAAAAGCATAA
- the dhaL gene encoding dihydroxyacetone kinase subunit DhaL — MTKTKKLINAPEDIIPQLISGMVAAHPDMLTREGGTGRAIVAVDGPRDGKVGVVVGGGSGHEPAFAGYVGRGLADAAAVGNIFASPSPEQILDAARAADGGAGVVFLYGNYTGDVMNFTMAAEELEASGTQVRQVQVADDVASAPKERRAERRGIAGDFFVFKIAGAAADLGEPLARVEALAQKANDATLSMGVALGACSLPQTGKPNFEIGDDEMEIGMGLHGEPGVRREKLAPADTVTDELMDTILSEMAPAKGDRVAVLVNGLGSTSLVELYIIFDRLKHILDERGIEIHHSWVGEYATSLEMAGASITLMKLDDELTRLLDHPCRTPALTVGAIEGAAASSARSARRTAQAGDTPAKAKVAANLKREGIITPEIFRAMMQRAGDEIIAERDWLSELDGVIGDGDHGVTMEIGWKAVQGALANAEEDETIEGSCKRMAKAFLDAVGASSGPLYATAFLRAGAAVSDRLNLDAEALAAWLAAALQGVRDRGRAEPGDKTMIDAWVPAVERAQQAAANGSELDVVNAARDGAEAGMKATADLESRRGRSAKLGARSKGHIDPGAASTWVTLRAMAAALAEARATS, encoded by the coding sequence ATGACCAAGACCAAGAAACTCATCAACGCGCCCGAAGATATCATCCCGCAACTCATCTCCGGCATGGTGGCGGCGCATCCTGACATGCTGACGCGCGAAGGCGGCACGGGCCGCGCCATCGTCGCCGTGGACGGTCCGCGTGACGGCAAGGTGGGCGTCGTTGTCGGCGGCGGTTCCGGGCACGAGCCCGCCTTCGCCGGCTATGTGGGGCGCGGCCTTGCCGATGCGGCCGCGGTCGGCAACATCTTTGCCTCTCCCTCTCCCGAACAGATCCTCGACGCCGCCCGGGCGGCCGACGGCGGAGCGGGCGTGGTTTTCCTTTATGGCAACTACACCGGCGACGTGATGAATTTCACGATGGCCGCGGAGGAGCTTGAAGCCTCGGGCACGCAGGTGCGCCAGGTGCAGGTCGCAGACGACGTCGCCTCCGCGCCGAAGGAACGGCGCGCGGAGCGACGCGGCATTGCCGGCGATTTCTTCGTGTTCAAGATCGCGGGGGCTGCGGCCGATCTGGGCGAGCCGCTCGCGCGGGTCGAGGCGCTGGCCCAGAAGGCCAATGACGCAACGCTTTCAATGGGCGTAGCACTCGGCGCCTGCTCCCTGCCTCAGACCGGCAAGCCGAATTTCGAGATCGGCGACGACGAGATGGAAATCGGCATGGGCCTGCACGGCGAGCCGGGCGTCCGCCGCGAGAAGCTGGCGCCGGCCGATACGGTGACGGACGAACTGATGGACACGATCCTCAGCGAAATGGCCCCCGCCAAGGGGGACCGCGTCGCCGTGCTCGTCAACGGGCTGGGCTCGACCTCACTGGTCGAACTCTACATCATCTTCGACCGGCTCAAGCATATCCTGGACGAAAGAGGCATCGAGATCCATCATTCATGGGTGGGCGAATATGCCACCTCGCTGGAAATGGCGGGCGCGTCGATCACGCTGATGAAGCTGGACGACGAACTGACGCGGCTTCTGGACCATCCCTGCCGGACGCCGGCCCTGACGGTCGGAGCCATCGAGGGCGCCGCGGCAAGCAGCGCCCGCTCGGCAAGAAGAACGGCCCAGGCTGGGGACACGCCTGCCAAGGCGAAAGTCGCAGCCAATCTGAAGCGCGAAGGGATCATTACGCCCGAAATCTTCCGCGCCATGATGCAGCGGGCCGGCGACGAGATCATTGCCGAGCGCGACTGGCTGTCCGAACTCGACGGCGTCATCGGTGACGGCGATCACGGCGTGACCATGGAAATCGGCTGGAAGGCCGTTCAGGGCGCGCTCGCCAATGCCGAGGAAGACGAGACCATCGAGGGAAGCTGCAAGCGCATGGCCAAGGCCTTTCTCGATGCCGTGGGCGCCTCCTCCGGCCCGCTCTACGCCACCGCCTTCCTGCGCGCCGGCGCGGCGGTCAGCGACCGGCTGAACCTTGATGCCGAGGCGCTGGCGGCATGGCTTGCCGCCGCACTTCAGGGCGTGCGCGACCGGGGCCGCGCGGAACCGGGCGACAAGACCATGATCGACGCCTGGGTGCCGGCGGTCGAACGCGCGCAGCAGGCCGCCGCCAATGGATCGGAGCTCGATGTCGTCAATGCCGCCCGCGACGGCGCGGAGGCCGGCATGAAGGCGACGGCCGATCTGGAATCCCGCCGTGGCCGTTCGGCCAAGCTTGGCGCGCGTTCCAAGGGCCATATCGACCCGGGCGCGGCATCGACATGGGTCACGCTGCGCGCAATGGCCGCCGCTCTGGCAGAGGCTCGCGCGACCTCTTGA